GGAAATGGTGCTGCGGCGGGCGATGAAAAGGGAGCCCCTGGCCGCCGTGGCGGACAAATGGTCCATGCCCACATGGGTGGAAGATTTGTGCGCATGGCTCCGTTTTCTGGCTTATGAGAGCGGGGCTTCCGGCGTGCTGCATTTGTGCCAGTCCGGAGAGCCTGTTTCCTGGCACAGTTATGCCGTAACCGTACTGAAATGCGCCGTGAAGCACGGGTTGCTGCCTTCTTTGCCGCCCGTGGCGGAACAAAAGCTCGACGAACAGGCCGGTTTCAGGGATGCTCGGCCCCGGCATACCGCCATGTCCTGCGAACGGCTCTCTTCCCTGATGAAGCAGCCCGTGAGGGCGTATGAAGAGGCCATCGACATGGCCGTGGCCCGCTATGCCGCAGATCCAACCTTTCTCTCCAGCATTTCATGAACGATTTCCGCAATTCCCATGATTCCCGCCCCAGACCCGTTTACCGGGACCGCCGTTCCCAGCCGGGCCGTCCGCGCACGGCTCCCAAAAAGAACCTTTTTGCCAACAAGTCGCCGGAAGGGAGCGAGCAATGGCTCAAGCCCTGGGTGGAGCTGAAGTATTTCACATACAATCCGGCCGTGTTCCCCCGCATGCTCGGCTCCGTAAGCGGGGAAATAGCGCCGGGTAGCCTGGTAAACGTCTATGACAAGAATGGTGAATTGTTCGGCGCCGGATTCTGGAATGAGGCCAGCCGCACGCCCCTGCGCATGGTGCACCACGGGAAGGACGCTTTTGCCGAACGGGATCTGGATGCCGCGCTGGAACGCGCCGTGAAGCTGCGCCGGGAAGTTCTGCGCCTGGATGAGACCACGAATGCGTACCGTGTGCTGCACGGAGATTCCGACGGCCTGGGCGGCCTGGTGGTGGACCGTTACGCGGACGTGCTGAGCCTGGAGGTGAGTACTCTGGCCGTCTGGCAGAGGCTGGACCGCTGGCTGCCCCTGCTGCACCGTCTGTGCGGCACAAAGCGCCATGTGGTGCAGGTGGATGAGGGCATTGCCCGCATGGAGGGCATCCGGGCGGAGGAGGCACCGGCATCCCCGGCTCCCGTCAGGCTGGTGAAGATTGTGGAAAACGGCATCACCTACGAAGTGGACTTCGCCCAGGGACACAAGACGGGCTTTTTCTGTGACCAGCGTGACAACCGCCTCAAGTTCGCCTCTCTGGTGAAGGGGGCCACGGTGCTGGACCTGTGCTGCTACAGCGGCGGCTTTTCCATTGCCGCCAAGATGCTGGGCGGAGCGGCGGAGGTAACGGCTGTGGATTTGGATGAAAAGGCCGTCGCCATGGCTAAGAGAAACGGAAATATCAACCGTCAGCGCATTGACTTCGTGCATGCGGATGCCTTTGTCTATGCGCGCCAGATGGTGCGCAACGGCCGCCTGTTTGATGCCGTGCTGCTGGACCCGCCCAAATTCATCATCGGCAGGGACGGATATGAAGAGGGTATCAAGAAATACCATGATCTCAATATGCTGGGGCTGCAATGCGTGCGCCCCGGCGGGCTGTTTGTCACCTGTTCCTGTTCCGGGCTGCTTTCCCCCGCGGAGTTTGAGCATACCGTCATCAAGGCCGCCCAGCGGCAGGGGCGCAAGCTCCAGATTATGGCGATGACCGGCCCCGGCTGGGACCACCCTTTCCTGAGCACTTATCCGGAGGGCCGTTATCTGAAGGTTCTGTGGGCGATTGCCCTGTAGCTGGAGTTTGAGCCCCGGGATGCATTTCGGAAAAACCTTTCAGGCGTGTTGACGTTTTTTGCCCCTCTCTGCTTTCGTGGTGGGGAATATGGCAAAACAAGTATTGCAGCGGCTCAGTTTTACGGCCGGGGAGCTGACCCCGTGGCTGGCCGGACGCGCCGACCTGGACCCCGTGTCCCGCGGTGCCTCCCGGCTGATCAATTTTCTGGTCAGCCCCTTCGGCGGTCTCCGGCGCAGGCCGGGAACACGCCTGGTCGCCCGCGCGGGATGCCGGGAGGGCATGGTGAGGCTGGTTTCCTTCAAGTACTCCACGGGCGTGCAGTTTATGCTGGAAGTGGGGCGCGGCTATATCCGGTATTTTAAGAATGGCGCTCCTCTGACGGATGCGGAAGGCGGGGCGCAGGAAACGCTTACTCCGTGGAAGACGGATGAACAGGTAAGCAACCTCCGGATGCAGCAGCTGAATGACGTGATTTACTGCGTGGAACCTTCTACGCCGCCTATGACGCTGGCCCGCTACGCAGACGATGACTGGCGGCTGGAAGCATTGGAGTTTTCCGGCATGCCTTATGAGAGTTCCCTGCTGAATGCCGTGCGGCTGGAATGCCGCATGGTGCGGGAGGGAAGCGCCAACAGACTGCTGGCGACGGCGGACGATGATGTATTCACTCCGGAAATGGAGGGAAAGGAGTTTCTGCGCATCACCAGGAAATATGGAGAAACCGTGGCGGAGGGAACCCAGATGCCTTTTTACCATTTAACGACTCTGGACCGGGACCTTTACAAGGGAGAAACTTTTTCCATGAACCGGGAGGATGGCTGGAGGCAGGCTTATACCTGCATCCGCGATTTCAGCCGGGAAAGCGACTACCTGAAAGGAGTGGACCGCCCGGAGCGTTACACGGCCTTTTTTGAAAAAGGGGCCGATGCCAGTACCCGCGTTTATGTCAATGGCGCGTGGACGTTGGAGACGACGGGGACCTGGGATGCGGAATGGGAAATTTGTCGGGGATATCCGGACGGTTCCAATTACCTTCCCAACCGTCCGGAACTGGTGTGGCATTCCGTGAAGAGCTTCCAGCAGAGGGAGGGGTTCCGTAATAATTTCACCCTGAGCGGCAATGAAGAGGAAATGTCCTATTACAAAATCCGCCTCATGGCGTACAAGGGCGGGACCTCTGCGGGAACGCCCGTATTCCGTGCCGCTGCCGGCTCCTTCAATCATGAAGTGGTGGTGGAGGAGTATGTTTCCCCGCGCAGCGCCTATCTTGCGAACGCCCTTCATCTGTCCTATCATACGCTGAGTGACTGTGATACCAATGACTGGTCCTTTGGTGCGTTCGGGGTCCGGAACGGTTATCCGTGCACGGTAGAGTTCCATCAGGGGCGGCTGTGGTTCGGTGGCACGCCTGGGCAGCCCCAGACGCTGTGGGCCAGCAGGGTGGATGATTTTTCCGCGTTTACGCCCGGCATTCCGGCGGATTCCCCCATGATTCTGACCATGGCGGCTTCCCAGCAGAACCGCATTTCCTGGATATCTTCCCTCCGGGGGCTGATGATCGGCACCAGCGAGGGGGAATGGCGTCTGTCCGCCACCAATTCAGAAGGGTTGAATGCC
This region of Akkermansia muciniphila genomic DNA includes:
- a CDS encoding class I SAM-dependent rRNA methyltransferase → MNDFRNSHDSRPRPVYRDRRSQPGRPRTAPKKNLFANKSPEGSEQWLKPWVELKYFTYNPAVFPRMLGSVSGEIAPGSLVNVYDKNGELFGAGFWNEASRTPLRMVHHGKDAFAERDLDAALERAVKLRREVLRLDETTNAYRVLHGDSDGLGGLVVDRYADVLSLEVSTLAVWQRLDRWLPLLHRLCGTKRHVVQVDEGIARMEGIRAEEAPASPAPVRLVKIVENGITYEVDFAQGHKTGFFCDQRDNRLKFASLVKGATVLDLCCYSGGFSIAAKMLGGAAEVTAVDLDEKAVAMAKRNGNINRQRIDFVHADAFVYARQMVRNGRLFDAVLLDPPKFIIGRDGYEEGIKKYHDLNMLGLQCVRPGGLFVTCSCSGLLSPAEFEHTVIKAAQRQGRKLQIMAMTGPGWDHPFLSTYPEGRYLKVLWAIAL